In Amaranthus tricolor cultivar Red isolate AtriRed21 chromosome 5, ASM2621246v1, whole genome shotgun sequence, a genomic segment contains:
- the LOC130813882 gene encoding uncharacterized protein LOC130813882 isoform X1 — protein sequence MLYQFFVSNLVEGISGPRLTILSKGCSSTLTLPSLCSQSIKFFSTIYRGVAMPLEAVIYKHYLIGLSLSNVSSAGATGIFLSVKIIWMTELAAALEKLNGLEKKEKICCSATHQSLFCTICQVPCSAMQEICLKEMILSDI from the exons ATGCTATACCAATTTTTTGTATCGAATTTGGTTGAG GGTATTTCAGGACCAAGACTCACAATCTTGTCCAAAGGATGCTCCTCGACACTCACATTACCCTCCCTTTGTAGTCAATCCATCAAGTTCTTCTCGACCATCTACAGGGGGGTAGCAATGCCTCTAGAAGCAGTAATAtacaaacactatttgatagGCCTGTCCCTGTCAAATGTGTCATCTGCAGGAGCTACTGGAATATTCTTATCAGTGAA AATCATCTGGATGACTGAGCTAGCTGCAGCCTTGGAGAAACTAAATGGCCTGGAGAAGAAAGAAAAGATCTGCTGTAGTGCTACACATCAGAGTCTCTTCTGCACAATTTGCCAGGTACCATGCTCTGCTATGCAGGAAATTTGTTTGAAAGAAATGATTCTGTCAGACATTTAA
- the LOC130813197 gene encoding beta-amylase 1, chloroplastic-like, with translation MAMSLTHQIGALSGTPLTVEATTTADSTSISTVATSALWKPSAPSLKCKVTRDNLTDALSPPVSPCLSPIRADLTAACKAFSAVAEVETAADEKEFIVGGKAVKDKSVKGVPVYVMMPLDSVKMDNSVNRRKAMNASLQALKSAGVEGIMMDVWWGLVEREKPGEYNWGGYVELLEMAKKHGLKVQAVMSFHQCGGNVGDSVTIPLPKWVVEEMHNDPDLAYTDQWGRRNFEYVSLGCDSLPVLKGRTPVQCYADFMRAFRDQFQHLLGETIVEIQVGMGPAGELRYPSYPEQDGVWKFPGIGAFQCFDKYMISSLKAAAEAAGKPEWGHSGPTDAGHYNNWPEDTQFFRKEDGGWSTPYGEFFLTWYSQMLLDHGERILSSATEIFREKGVKISVKIAGIHWHYGTRSHAPELTAGYYNTRFRDGYLPIAQMLGRHGAIFNFTCIEMRDYEQPQDALCAPEKLVKQVVLATQRAGVPLAGENALPRYDELAHEQILKASALQVDENSGDRDMCAFTYLRMNPDLFQADNWRKFVAFVKKMEEGKDVHRCWEQVEREAEQFVHMTQPLVQEAAVALMH, from the exons ATGGCGATGAGTCTTACACATCAGATTGGCGCTCTCTCAGGAACACCATTAACGGTGGAAGCCACCACTACCGCCGATTCAACATCAATATCAACGGTTGCAACATCCGCATTATGGAAACCCTCAGCACCATCGTTAAAATGCAAAGTCACGCGCGATAACCTAACGGACGCTCTATCACCACCGGTGAGTCCATGCCTTTCGCCGATAAGGGCGGATCTAACGGCGGCGTGTAAAGCCTTCTCCGCCGTAGCGGAAGTGGAAACTGCGGCTGATGAGAAAGAGTTTATAGTAGGTGGAAAAGCGGTGAAGGATAAGAGTGTAAAAGGTGTTCCGGTCTATGTGATGATGCCGTTGGATAGTGTAAAGATGGATAATAGTGTGAACAGGAGAAAAGCGATGAATGCGAGTTTGCAGGCTTTGAAGAGTGCGGGAGTGGAAGGGATAATGATGGATGTGTGGTGGGGATTAGTGGAGAGGGAAAAGCCAGGGGAGTATAATTGGGGTGGGTATGTTGAATTGTTGGAGATGGCGAAGAAGCACGGCTTGAAAGTTCAGGCAGTTATGTCGTTTCATCAGTGTGGTGGTAATGTTGGTGACTCCGTCAC AATCCCTTTGCCAAAATGGGTAGTGGAAGAGATGCACAACGATCCGGATCTTGCATACACTGATCAATGGGGGAGAAGGAACTTTGAATATGTGTCCCTTGGTTGTGATTCTCTCCCTGTCTTGAAAGGGCGGACGCCTGTGCAGTGTTATGCCGACTTCATGCGTGCTTTCCGGGATCAGTTCCAACACCTCCTAGGGGAAACTATTGTG GAAATTCAAGTTGGGATGGGTCCTGCCGGTGAGCTACGTTACCCTTCATATCCAGAGCAAGATGGAGTATGGAAGTTCCCTGGAATTGGAGCCTTCCAATGTTTTGATAAG TACATGATTAGTAGCTTAAAAGCGGCTGCAGAAGCTGCTGGTAAACCCGAATGGGGTCATTCAGGTCCGACTGATGCTGGCCACTACAACAACTGGCCGGAAGACACCCAGTTCTTCCGTAAGGAAGATGGAGGTTGGAGCACTCCTTATGGTGAATTCTTCCTCACTTGGTACTCCCAAATGCTCTTAGATCATGGTGAGAGGATTCTTTCTTCAGCTACCGAAATCTTCAGGGAAAAGGGTGTCAAAATCTCGGTAAAAATCGCTGGCATTCACTGGCACTACGGAACTAGATCCCATGCTCCTGAACTAACTGCTGGTTACTACAACACAAGGTTCCGCGATGGATACCTTCCAATAGCCCAAATGCTAGGTCGTCATGGTGCCATTTTCAACTTCACCTGCATCGAGATGCGGGATTACGAACAGCCGCAGGATGCTTTGTGTGCTCCTGAGAAGCTTGTAAAGCAAGTTGTTTTGGCCACTCAACGAGCCGGTGTCCCCTTAGCCGGTGAGAATGCATTGCCGAGATATGATGAACTCGCCCATGAGCAGATTCTGAAGGCCTCAGCTCTGCAAGTGGATGAAAATTCAGGCGACAGAGATATGTGCGCGTTCACTTACTTGAGGATGAACCCGGACTTGTTCCAAGCCGATAACTGGAGAAAATTTGTCGCATTTGTAAAGAAGATGGAAGAAGGGAAGGATGTGCACCGGTGTTGGGAGCAAGTTGAAAGAGAAGCTGAGCAATTCGTACATATGACTCAGCCACTTGTTCAAGAGGCGGCTGTTGCTCTAATGCACTAG
- the LOC130813882 gene encoding uncharacterized protein LOC130813882 isoform X3, translated as MLYQFFVSNLVEGISGPRLTILSKGCSSTLTLPSLCSQSIKFFSTIYRGVAMPLEAVIYKHYLIGLSLSNVSSAGATGIFLSVKYEINCIRKCSSLPVSFDKLKCNISSKMISHLREK; from the exons ATGCTATACCAATTTTTTGTATCGAATTTGGTTGAG GGTATTTCAGGACCAAGACTCACAATCTTGTCCAAAGGATGCTCCTCGACACTCACATTACCCTCCCTTTGTAGTCAATCCATCAAGTTCTTCTCGACCATCTACAGGGGGGTAGCAATGCCTCTAGAAGCAGTAATAtacaaacactatttgatagGCCTGTCCCTGTCAAATGTGTCATCTGCAGGAGCTACTGGAATATTCTTATCAGTGAA GTATGAGATAAATTGCATAAGGAAATGCTCCAGCTTGCCTGTAAGTTTTGATAAATTGAAGTGCAATATTTCTTCCAAAATGATCTCACATCTTCGGGAGAAGTAA
- the LOC130813882 gene encoding uncharacterized protein LOC130813882 isoform X2 → MLYQFFVSNLVEGISGPRLTILSKGCSSTLTLPSLCSQSIKFFSTIYRGVAMPLEAVIYKHYLIGLSLSNVSSAGATGIFLSVKIIWMTELAAALEKLNGLEKKEKICCSATHQSLFCTICQELLA, encoded by the exons ATGCTATACCAATTTTTTGTATCGAATTTGGTTGAG GGTATTTCAGGACCAAGACTCACAATCTTGTCCAAAGGATGCTCCTCGACACTCACATTACCCTCCCTTTGTAGTCAATCCATCAAGTTCTTCTCGACCATCTACAGGGGGGTAGCAATGCCTCTAGAAGCAGTAATAtacaaacactatttgatagGCCTGTCCCTGTCAAATGTGTCATCTGCAGGAGCTACTGGAATATTCTTATCAGTGAA AATCATCTGGATGACTGAGCTAGCTGCAGCCTTGGAGAAACTAAATGGCCTGGAGAAGAAAGAAAAGATCTGCTGTAGTGCTACACATCAGAGTCTCTTCTGCACAATTTGCCAG GAGTTGCTCGCTTGA